One window of the Eucalyptus grandis isolate ANBG69807.140 chromosome 6, ASM1654582v1, whole genome shotgun sequence genome contains the following:
- the LOC120286289 gene encoding uncharacterized protein LOC120286289: protein MLKQFNPGQVGLIQKSEQQRLDHPVRVTVLQHSLERKRPLNSTRILRLGLKNVAVAAVSDVNFGAEFSISPLEPHAEIGAHGLVGADLGVQNGEQSGVAVGNPNSVVESNGAHCPRDDRNCGSIASNGVEVSEDSQALQNSRAHGVVSRGTSNPVISFLMGKKGIIESTDHKSQNLVSNLSLEPEEYEEFVLEVLRGSVLLFPTENALSIDELKAAEFEVRNLIVLDGTWMKAKRMYSENPWLKLLPHLKLDLEVMSLYGEVRSRPKTGCLSTLESVIYTMKAIGGSPEGLDQLLDVFESMVNDQRRCKDERLGKSTSGDSGLKNDMRVSYALVILATEFHQIAVS, encoded by the exons ATGTTGAAACAGTTCAATCCAGGTCAAGTTGGTCTGATCCAAAAGAGCGAGCAGCAACGTCTCGACCACCCCGTCCGCGTCACCGTTCTCCAGCACAGCCTGGAGCGGAAGCGCCCCCTCAATTCCACCCGAATCTTGAGGTTAGGGCTCAAGaacgtcgccgtcgccgccgtttCCGACGTCAACTTCGGCGCCGAGTTCTCGATCTCGCCGCTCGAGCCACACGCCGAAATCGGCGCCCACGGATTGGTCGGCGCGGATTTGGGTGTCCAAAATGGGGAGCAATCTGGAGTGGCGGTGGGAAACCCTAATTCGGTCGTCGAATCGAATGGAGCTCATTGTCCTCGGGATGATAGGAACTGCGGTTCGATTGCCTCGAACGGTGTGGAAGTGTCGGAGGATTCCCAGGCGCTGCAGAACTCACGCGCTCATGGAGTCGTGTCTAGAGGTACTAGCAATCCTGTTATCAGTTTTCTAATGGGCAAGAAGGGGATTATCGAATCGACAGACCAT AAATCGCAAAACCTTGTATCAAATCTGAGCTTGGAGCCCGAAGAATATGAGGAATTTGTGCTCGAGGTGCTGCGAGGGTCAGTGCTTCTGTTCCCGACTGAGAATGCACTCAGCATTGACGAACTCAAGGCAGCTGAATTTGAAGTCAGGAACTTGATTGTGCTGGATGGCACGTGGATGAAGGCAAAGAGAATGTATAGCGAGAATCCTTGGTTGAAGCTGTTGCCTCATCTGAAGTTGGATTTGGAGGTGATGAGTTTGTACGGAGAAGTTAGAAGTCGGCCTAAGACTGGATGTTTGTCCACTCTTGAGAGTGTCATTTACACGATGAAGGCGATTGGGGGCAGTCCAGAGGGGCTGGATCAGCTGTTAGATGTTTTCGAGTCAATGGTCAATGATCAGAGACGATGTAAAGATGAAAGATTGGGTAAATCCACTTCAGG GGATTCTGGTCTCAAGAACGACATGAGAGTCTCTTATGCGCTTGTGATCTTGGCCACTGAATTCCATCAGATTGCAGTCTCCTAG
- the LOC120294927 gene encoding probable disease resistance protein At1g61190: protein MGGVGKTTIMMHIHNRLFEDATFDGVAFITVSKDFSIYKLQSDIWKALKFDIMQDKHEKKRAAMLSEHLERKKNCVLILDDVWQHFKLQDVGIPDRAGVKVVLTTPLSEVCSQMDCEEIKIKPLHEEEAWKLFREELGPKPPTDIQVEKVARKIAKRCAEHIQFRQMQLIECFIDEGFLDEVDTREEQYCRGLAVVDMLQNACLLEVDHGIVSMHALIGEMALNIVTTAYMVKAGQDLRRIPDGEYWTADLEKVSLMEKAVGHYVVFLILDELWNLRYLDLSGTGIERLLEGTLRRMVNLQYLKIAGKVKVKAEEVIQLKALERLESKFGNADDF from the exons ATGGGTGGTGTTGGGAAGACAACTATTATGATGCACATACATAATAGACTTTTCGAAGATGCAACATTCGATGGTGTGGCTTTTATCACCGTGTCCAAAGATTTCAGCATTTATAAGTTGCAAAGTGATATTTGGAAGGCACTAAAATTTGACATTATGCAGGATAAGCATGAGAAGAAACGAGCAGCAATGTTGTCGGAGCAtttagaaagaaagaagaattgtGTATTGATTCTTGATGATGTGTGGCAACATTTTAAGCTCCAGGATGTGGGAATTCCTGATAGAGCTGGAGTGAAGGTGGTCCTAACAACTCCTCTCTCTGAAGTGTGTTCTCAAATGGATTGTGAAGAGATTAAAATTAAACCTTTACACGAGGAAGAAGCGTGGAAATTGTTTAGGGAGGAACTTGGGCCTAAACCGCCAACCGATATACAAGTTGAAAAGGTTGCAAGGAAAATCGCGAAAAGATGTGCAG AACATATACAGTTCCGGCAAATGCAGTTGATAGAATGCTTTATTGATGAGGGATTTCTTGATGAAGTGGATACAAGGGAGGAACAATATTGCAGGGGTCTTGCCGTAGTGGACATGCTTCAAAATGCTTGCTTGCTGGAAGTTGATCATGGCATTGTCAGTATGCATGCTTTGATCGGAGAAATGGCATTAAACATTGTGACTACGGCTTATATGGTAAAAGCAGGCCAGGATTTGCGAAGGATACCAGATGGGGAGTATTGGACAGCGGACTTAGAGAAAGTTTCTTTGATGGAGA AGGCTGTGGGTCATTATGTCGTATTCCTTATTTTGGATGAGTTGTGGAATTTGAGATACCTTGACCTATCTGGAACTGGTATTGAAAGATTATTGGAAGGAACATTGAGGAGAATGGTGAACTTGCAGTATCTTAAGATTGCAGGAAAGGTGAAGGTGAAGGCAGAAGAGGTGATACAATTGAAGGCATTGGAGAGACTAGAGAGCAAATTTGGCAATGCTGATGAtttctga